From one Dermacentor variabilis isolate Ectoservices chromosome 3, ASM5094787v1, whole genome shotgun sequence genomic stretch:
- the AP-1-2beta gene encoding adaptor protein complex 1/2, beta subunit has product MTDAKYFTTTKKGEIFELKSELNSDKKEKKREAVKKVIASMTVGKDVSALFPDVVNCMQTDNLELKKLVYLYLMNYAKSQPDMAIMAVNTFVKDCEDGNPLIRALAVRTMGCIRVDKITEYLCEPLRKCLKDEDPYVRKTAAVCVAKLHDINAPLVEDQGFLDQLRDLLSDSNPMVVANAVAALSEMNEASSSGQPLSEMSGPTINKLLTALNECTEWGQVFILDSLSNYSPKDEREAQSICERVTPRLAHANAAVVLSAVKVLMKFMEMMSSDSDFITTLTKKLAPPLVTLLSSEPEVQYVALRNINLIVQKRPDILKHEMKVFFVKYNDPIYVKLEKLDIMIRLASQANIAQVLAELKEYATEVDVDFVRKAVRAIGRCAIKVEPSAERCVSTLLDLIQTKVNYVVQEAIVVIKDIFRKYPNKYESIISTLCENLDTLDEPEARASMIWIIGEYAERIDNADELLESFLEGFHDENTQVQLQLLTAIVKLFLKRPTETQELVQQVLSLATQDSDNPDLRDRGFIYWRLLSTDPAAAKEVVLAEKPLISEETDLLEPSLLDELICHIGSLASVYHKPPSAFVEGSRVGLRRALPLRHNSVGSADEAGAAGAGDQSTVIPSADTLIGDLLSMDIGAPPPVPPAAAVPVPPAAPPSAAMDIFGGGLDSLLGDTLGGAGAAPIPAAAPAPLGSTNTTGLLGDIFGLGSTSTFYTPPKQIWLPAARGKGLEIAGSFTRRNGQIFMDMTFSNKAMQAMTAFAIQFNKNSFGLAPAQPLQVQAPLQPNFPADASLPLSTTGPVQKMDPLTNLQVAVKNNVDVFYFSCVVPLHVLFVEDGLMDKRVFLATWKDIPAQNELQFSLDAGSLSADQLAQRLQQNNIFTIAKRNVDGQDMLYQSLKLTNGIWVLAELKVQPGNPRITLSLKTRALEVAQGVHQIYEIILHS; this is encoded by the exons ATGACTGACGCAAAGTACTTCACGACAACCAAGAAAG GTGAAATATTCGAGCTGAAGAGCGAACTCAACAGCgacaaaaaagagaagaaacgaGAAGCAGTGAAGAAAGTAATCGCCTCGATGACAGTCGGCAAGGATGTCAG TGCCTTGTTTCCAGATGTGGTAAACTGCATGCAGACGGACAACTTAGAGCTGAAGAAACTTGTCTACCTCTACCTGATGAATTATGCTAAGAGTCAACCTGATATGGCTATAATGGCTGTGAATACATTTGTAAAA GACTGTGAGGACGGCAACCCCCTCATCCGGGCGCTGGCGGTACGCACCATGGGTTGCATCCGCGTGGACAAGATAACGGAGTACCTATGCGAACCCCTGCGGAAGTGCTTGAAAGACGAGGACCCCTACGTGCGAAAGACGGCTGCCGTGTGCGTCGCCAAGTTGCATGACATCAATGCCCCCCTCGTGGAGGACCAGGGCTTTTTGGATCAGCTGCGAGACCTTCTCTCTGATTCCAACCCTATG GTAGTGGCCAATGCTGTGGCAGCGCTTTCCGAGATGAATGAGGCATCGAGCAGTGGCCAGCCACTGTCCGAGATGAGTGGGCCAACCATCAACAAGCTGCTGACTGCACTGAATGAGTGCACCGAGTGGGGTCAAGTGTTCATCCTCGACTCGCTGTCCAACTACTCGCCCAAGGACGAACGCGAGGCCCAAAGCATCTGTGAGCGGGTCACTCCGCGCCTGGCACACGCCAACGCGGCCGTGGTGCTGTCAGCAGTCAAG GTGCTGATGAAGTTCATGGAGATGATGAGCAGCGACTCCGACTTTATCACCACCCTGACAAAGAAACTGGCCCCTCCTCTGGTCACTCTGCTGTCCAGTGAACCAGAAGTGCAGTATGTGGCACTCAGGAACATCAACCTTATTGTGCAAAAAAG GCCTGACATCCTGAAACATGAAATGAAGGTGTTCTTTGTCAAGTATAATGACCCAATATACGTGAAGTTGGAGAAATTGGACATAATGATCCGCCTTGCATCCCAAGCAAACATTGCTCAAGTCCTGGCTGAACTGAAAGA GTACGCAACAGAAGTGGACGTGGACTTTGTGCGCAAGGCTGTGCGTGCCATTGGTCGCTGTGCCATCAAGGTGGAGCCGTCAGCCGAGCGGTGTGTCAGCACCCTGCTCGACCTCATCCAGACCAAGGTCAACTATGTTGTCCAAGAAGCTATCGTTGTCATCAAG GACATCTTTAGGAAGTACCCAAACAAGTACGAAAGCATTATATCCACTCTGTGTGAAAACCTGGACACGCTGGATGAACCGGAAGCAAG AGCCTCAATGATCTGGATCATTGGAGAGTATGCAGAACGCATTGACAATGCGGATGAGCTGCTGGAAAGCTTTCTGGAAGGATTTCATGATGAGAATACTCAG GTTCAACTTCAGTTGCTTACAGCCATAGTCAAGTTGTTTTTGAAACGACCCACAGAGACCCAAGAGCTTGTACAGCAG GTTTTAAGTTTGGCCACCCAAGATAGCGACAATCCCGACCTCAGAGACCGGGGTTTCATCTACTGGCGGCTGCTCTCAACGGATCCTGCGGCTGCCAAGGAGGTGGTGCTGGCCGAGAAGCCACTCATCTCCGAAGAGACAGACCTGCTTGAGCCCAGCCTACTCGATGAGCTCATTTGCCACATTGGCAGCCTTGCGTCTGTCTACCACAAGCCACCGTCAGCCTTCGTCGAGGGATCGCGTGTTGGTCTCCGCCGTGCCCTACCCCTCAGGCACAACTC CGTGGGCTCAGCAGACGAAGCTGGAGCAGCGGGAGCTGGAGACCAGTCGACGGTCATCCCGAGTGCTGACACGCTGATTGGAGACCTTCTGAGCATGGACATTGGAGCCCCGCCCCCTGTGCCTCCCGCTGCGGCCGTGCCGGTGCCACCGGCTGCCCCACCATCAGCAGCCATGGACATCTTTGGTGGTGGTCTGGACAGCTTA TTGGGTGACACCCTTGGTGGTGCTGGAGCTGCTCCTATCCCAGCAGCGGCACCGGCGCCATTGGGATCCACCAACACGACAGGCCTGCTGGGTGACATATTCGGCCTGGGCTCCACCAGCACCTTCTACACGCCACCAAAGCAG ATCTGGCTGCCTGCAGCACGAGGAAAAGGTTTGGAGATTGCAGGCTCCTTCACACGAAGAAATGGCCAAATCTTCATGGACATGACCTTCAGCAATAAAGCAATGCAGGCTATGACTGCCTTTGCCATCCAGTTCAACAAAAACAG CTTTGGGCTGGCCCCCGCGCAGCCGCTGCAGGTGCAGGCTCCCTTGCAGCCAAACTTCCCAGCGGACGCAAGCCTACCACTTTCCACTACTGGCCCTGTCCAGAAGATGGACCCCCTCACGAACTTGCAG GTGGCCGTCAAGAACAACGTGGACGTCTTCTATTTCAGTTGTGTGGTTCCCTTGCACGTGTTGTTTGTGGAAGACGGACTGATGGACAAACGCGTGTTCCTAGCCACCTGGAAGGATATTCCAGCCCAGAACGAGCTTCAGTTCTCGCTGGATGCGGGGTCCCTGTCCGCTGACCAACTGGCCCAGCGGCTGCAGCAGAACAACATCTTCACCATCGCCAAGCGCAACGTCGACGGCCAGGACATGCTGTACCAGTCGCTGAAACTCACCAACGGCATCTGGGTGCTGGCCGAGCTGAAGGTTCAACCGGGGAACCCCAGGATCACT TTGTCCTTGAAGACGAGAGCGCTGGAAGTGGCACAAGGGGTGCATCAGATATATGAAATTATCCTACACAGCTGA